GACAAGGCAGGAATCCTTGCGGAAGCCGGCGTCACAGATACAAAGGCAGTGAACCGTCTGCTGAATCAGGAGATAAAAAAGGCTGTTTCTTCCGGTCTTTCTGTGCTATACTGTATCGGAGAGTCTTCTGAAGAGCAGGAGAGATGGAAAGAGGTATTAAAAGAGCAGATTGATATCGGTCTGGAGGGTGTGGAAAAAGATCTGGTTACCATTGCCTATGAACCAATTTGGGCTATCGGACCGG
Above is a genomic segment from Anaerotignum faecicola containing:
- a CDS encoding triose-phosphate isomerase, whose protein sequence is CQGVYRDDTAVGGGFGAFTTNRTANAAKAIGCTTTIIGHCEERKDKAGILAEAGVTDTKAVNRLLNQEIKKAVSSGLSVLYCIGESSEEQERWKEVLKEQIDIGLEGVEKDLVTIAYEPIWAIGP